The Chloracidobacterium sp. genome includes a region encoding these proteins:
- a CDS encoding AAA family ATPase has translation MLLPRVDLPHPAQTLQAHPRSDERTGGTDFHAERDYAQNRKISEPLCSNRGVATEKNPALIGGIFLSMNTYLDKKIHRNKENTMKELLERYIKARYALIAVISHEESRVMQAIEKLSKEMKLTSGKKVPRRVVEWTITRGLTGIDGLDSSDYTDPNAALGWVANFDEEGNEDSTLFVFKDLHKIIENDIRVVRFLRDISARFQTRKHNLILLSPSLVVNPDLEKQIAVIDWSLPDVKELTTILSKAESNLPSTTPVTLNGNRDQVIQAMRGLTEEEAENVLTAGVVACGELGDGVISHIIAEKKQIIRKSGVLEYFEANVSMNDVGGLENLKRYAAMKRNAMSAKARAAGVDAPKGVLLVGVPGTGKSLSAKAIAGGTLPLLRFDMSKILGSGRVGAAENNITTALKVAEATAPCVLWLDEIEKALADNGGASDGGVMMRVMGSLLTWMQETTAPVYVIATANSVSALRPELLSRFDDVMFVDLPDAESRAQILRLHLGKRGVATKDQEDIAAIVEATWGFSGREIEKVVKFAVERAFFEENPVSVIHLLDAAEKIVPTSETKKDDIKALREWAKGKALIAGNPLEAEPKKQVERKELEV, from the coding sequence ATGCTCCTGCCCCGCGTGGATCTTCCACACCCCGCGCAAACCTTGCAAGCACATCCAAGAAGCGATGAAAGAACAGGTGGGACAGACTTTCACGCCGAAAGAGATTACGCCCAAAATCGAAAAATCTCTGAGCCGCTTTGCAGCAATCGAGGTGTAGCCACCGAGAAAAATCCCGCCCTGATCGGCGGGATTTTTCTTTCCATGAACACTTATCTGGATAAGAAAATACACCGAAACAAGGAGAACACCATGAAAGAACTGCTCGAACGCTACATCAAAGCCCGTTACGCATTGATCGCCGTGATTTCTCACGAAGAGAGCCGCGTCATGCAAGCCATCGAGAAACTCTCGAAGGAAATGAAACTCACCAGCGGGAAGAAAGTCCCACGCCGCGTCGTGGAGTGGACCATCACACGCGGTCTGACTGGAATTGACGGACTAGACTCCAGCGACTACACCGACCCGAATGCCGCGCTTGGTTGGGTGGCAAATTTCGACGAGGAAGGCAACGAAGATAGCACCCTGTTTGTCTTCAAAGACCTGCATAAGATCATCGAGAATGACATCCGTGTTGTGAGATTTTTGCGCGACATTTCAGCGCGTTTTCAGACGCGCAAGCACAACCTGATTTTGCTCAGCCCGTCGCTGGTCGTAAATCCCGACCTCGAAAAGCAGATTGCCGTGATTGACTGGTCACTGCCTGACGTGAAGGAACTGACAACCATCTTGAGCAAGGCTGAAAGCAATCTACCAAGCACGACTCCCGTCACTCTCAACGGAAACCGCGACCAAGTTATTCAGGCCATGCGCGGACTGACCGAGGAAGAAGCTGAGAACGTCCTGACGGCTGGCGTGGTCGCATGTGGCGAACTTGGTGATGGTGTTATCTCTCATATCATCGCCGAGAAAAAGCAGATCATCCGCAAGAGTGGAGTGCTGGAATACTTCGAGGCAAACGTCAGCATGAACGATGTCGGAGGTCTGGAAAACCTCAAGCGCTATGCCGCCATGAAGCGCAACGCCATGAGCGCCAAAGCCCGCGCCGCTGGCGTGGATGCTCCCAAGGGGGTGTTGTTGGTCGGCGTGCCAGGTACTGGTAAAAGCCTGAGCGCGAAAGCAATCGCTGGCGGAACTCTCCCGCTCCTGCGCTTCGACATGAGCAAAATTTTAGGCAGCGGCAGGGTCGGCGCGGCAGAGAATAACATCACCACCGCGCTCAAAGTTGCAGAGGCAACCGCTCCCTGTGTGTTGTGGCTGGATGAAATCGAAAAAGCCTTGGCAGACAACGGCGGAGCAAGCGACGGCGGCGTGATGATGAGAGTAATGGGATCCCTCCTGACATGGATGCAAGAGACTACCGCGCCCGTTTATGTAATCGCGACTGCCAACAGTGTCAGCGCACTTCGACCCGAGTTGCTCAGCCGCTTCGATGACGTGATGTTCGTGGACTTGCCTGATGCAGAGTCCCGTGCCCAAATTCTCAGGCTTCATCTTGGAAAGCGCGGCGTAGCAACAAAAGACCAGGAAGACATAGCCGCAATCGTTGAAGCCACATGGGGTTTCTCTGGGCGAGAGATAGAGAAAGTTGTCAAGTTTGCGGTCGAGCGTGCCTTCTTCGAGGAAAATCCAGTCTCTGTGATCCACCTGCTTGATGCCGCAGAGAAGATTGTACCGACCTCTGAAACAAAGAAAGATGACATCAAAGCCCTGCGCGAGTGGGCGAAGGGCAAGGCGCTCATTGCTGGCAATCCGCTCGAAGCCGAGCCAAAGAAGCAGGTAGAGCGAAAGGAACTTGAAGTATAG
- a CDS encoding sortase, with the protein MTNLALLIFGAMTLQMVTSPTITLDPTSANLITWRGRTLVAAHNYLAGSNFYDLAEGDIVEAVFTDGTKKYYAVWDRHIVTNVDDPVHWSKKYHQYTGWDRITLITCHPEIGVTDRYMIELVPVDLDPRDFAQMMKVDGK; encoded by the coding sequence ATGACAAATCTTGCTTTACTAATTTTTGGTGCGATGACTTTGCAAATGGTGACTAGCCCAACTATCACGCTTGATCCGACAAGTGCTAACTTAATCACTTGGCGCGGTCGGACGTTGGTGGCGGCTCATAACTACCTCGCAGGATCTAATTTTTACGATCTTGCAGAGGGCGATATTGTAGAGGCAGTTTTCACGGATGGGACGAAAAAATATTACGCAGTTTGGGACCGCCACATCGTGACTAATGTTGACGATCCTGTGCATTGGTCAAAAAAATATCATCAGTACACAGGCTGGGACAGGATCACGCTTATTACATGCCATCCCGAAATTGGAGTGACTGACCGTTACATGATCGAGCTTGTACCTGTTGATTTGGATCCGCGTGATTTCGCGCAAATGATGAAGGTGGACGGGAAATAA
- a CDS encoding phage minor capsid protein: protein MLLAEDLDALVDPIVALYEEYTQSVLNDIARRLAKMPMTETATWQMQRLIESGLVYENALEELARLTGRSQRALREAFDAAGVKSLAFDDSIYINAGLNPLPINLSPAMAQVLSAGLSKTQGIVTNMTMTTATTGQTAFIQAADLAYMQVANGAMSYDQAIRAAIQQVAQGGLTVISYRGSADQLDVAMRRAVLTGVSQTTGEMQIERMNEMDVDLVQTSAHIGARPDHQRWQGTIFSRSGRDKRYPDFVAETGYGTGPGLMGWNCRHSFYPFFDGISKNAYRQRELDSYASKVLTYQGKEISVYEATQIQRGIERKIRAWKRQAYALEAASLDNAREIAKIRAWQARMRSFIQQTKLNRQYVREGVRIMV, encoded by the coding sequence ATGCTCCTTGCTGAAGACCTCGACGCGCTGGTTGATCCCATCGTGGCGCTTTATGAAGAATATACCCAATCTGTTCTTAATGACATTGCGCGTCGGTTGGCAAAAATGCCAATGACAGAAACGGCGACATGGCAGATGCAACGACTCATAGAGTCAGGGCTGGTATATGAAAACGCTCTTGAGGAATTGGCACGGCTGACAGGTAGATCACAGAGAGCACTGCGCGAGGCCTTTGATGCTGCTGGAGTGAAATCACTGGCATTTGACGACAGTATTTATATAAACGCAGGACTCAACCCGTTGCCTATCAATCTCTCACCTGCTATGGCGCAAGTGCTCTCCGCAGGGCTGAGCAAGACTCAAGGTATTGTCACGAACATGACGATGACTACCGCCACAACCGGTCAGACTGCGTTTATTCAGGCGGCAGACCTGGCTTATATGCAGGTAGCAAACGGAGCCATGAGTTATGACCAGGCGATTCGCGCCGCGATCCAACAGGTGGCTCAAGGCGGTCTTACTGTGATCTCCTATCGCGGAAGCGCTGACCAGTTGGATGTAGCAATGCGTCGGGCAGTGTTGACTGGAGTCTCGCAAACCACAGGTGAGATGCAGATTGAGCGCATGAACGAAATGGACGTGGATCTTGTGCAAACATCTGCCCATATTGGGGCGAGACCTGATCACCAGCGATGGCAAGGGACAATCTTTTCGAGGTCTGGACGTGATAAGCGCTATCCCGATTTTGTGGCTGAGACTGGATACGGAACTGGACCGGGTCTGATGGGCTGGAATTGCCGACATTCGTTTTATCCGTTCTTCGATGGCATTTCAAAGAACGCATACAGACAGCGTGAGTTGGACTCATACGCCAGCAAAGTATTAACTTATCAAGGTAAAGAAATAAGCGTTTATGAGGCCACACAAATCCAGCGTGGGATCGAGCGCAAAATTCGTGCTTGGAAACGGCAGGCATACGCGCTTGAGGCTGCAAGTTTAGATAATGCTCGTGAGATAGCCAAGATTCGCGCTTGGCAGGCTCGTATGCGGTCTTTCATCCAACAGACGAAGTTGAATAGGCAGTACGTTCGTGAAGGTGTAAGGATAATGGTATGA